The genomic segment AAGGTTGTAAAGGCAGAATAGATACCTTTATTGGTAGCTTGCAGTTTTCGAGTACTTATGATGCTACCAAAAATGAAATTAAAAAACTTCAATTTAAACCATTGATAACCTCTTTTCATCTAAACAATTATAACGGAACAGATGTAGTTGGAAAAACAATAAAGAAAATAGATTTTATATTAGATGAAAATATGAAAAATGCCAAACTTTATTTAATAACATCAAACCATGGCGCAAATAGAGGAGGAGAAGAGTATATTCGAAGAAACCATATTATTTCTATAGATAATAAAGTTGTTTTAGAGTATAAACCAGGAGGAAAATCTTGCGAACCATTTAGAAAATTAAATACCCAAAAAAACGGAATTTATGGAAAGGAAATTTCTTCTACAGGGAAAAAGAAAGAATGGAAAAGTTGGAATAATTGGTGTCCTGGAGATAAAGTTCCTATTCGTGTAATTGAATTAGGATCTTTAAAAAAAGGAAAACATAGTTTTAAAATTAATGTTCCAGAAGCAGAGTTTAAAGATAAACAAGGGTATGTATTGGTTTCTGCGTACATTCAAAACGAATAAATTTTAGAATACTTTTTAACGTTTTATAAGGTGAAATTTTGCTTTTTTAAATTTGAGAATTCTCAAATTTAATTTTCTCTACTAAGTCTTTAAAATAATTAGAACTCCATACTTTTAAAACATTATCATTTGGTATAAACCGAACAACATCTTCTTTAATACTGCTAAAAGAAACAGTTTCGATTTTTGTATTTAATAATTCGATAATTTGCTCATTAGAAATATTGGTATTTTGCCAGTCGTTAGTGTCTTTTGCCCGAGTTAAAAAATGTTTTACATCTAAAGGAATGCCTTTTTTAATATACCATTCTAAGTCATACCAATCTCTTCCTTTAACTCTGGTTTTCCATTTTCTAAAGAGTAAGGCGTGCATTTTTCCCGCAAACAAACTCGGTTTTGTAAAGCATTTCACGTAAAAAGAAAAGGGACGTAGTAATAACT from the Polaribacter cellanae genome contains:
- a CDS encoding peptide-N-glycosidase F-related protein, with the translated sequence MKYFYLFFVTFILTSCKTTKNINKVPYKFSPFQEVVFYDGYGKTVNKPTQEGVKRINNSKYVTKLNIADLEKLSNRLQLEIKVNAACDNYDRIGDVTLFIFPKNEDFNTNKSIKNIEIARFITPFMDKNVAPNLTSYKYDLDNVSDLLSNTNMNKKYDFWLQFNLFGVPYAAQKQIKGCKGRIDTFIGSLQFSSTYDATKNEIKKLQFKPLITSFHLNNYNGTDVVGKTIKKIDFILDENMKNAKLYLITSNHGANRGGEEYIRRNHIISIDNKVVLEYKPGGKSCEPFRKLNTQKNGIYGKEISSTGKKKEWKSWNNWCPGDKVPIRVIELGSLKKGKHSFKINVPEAEFKDKQGYVLVSAYIQNE